From Streptomyces chrestomyceticus JCM 4735, one genomic window encodes:
- a CDS encoding SIMPL domain-containing protein produces the protein MTDPDTRPAALPYGTPDAPRLAVRGEARIEADPEIARIDITVQARGTDRTATLKDLTHRNDQVLALVKSYGDAVEKLDTGAFSVTPEITAKGRHERVRAYHGRVRVTATLADFTALGELTTRLADLDLTRVDGPWWALRPDSPAHREARRQAVREAVQRAREYAEALGARLDAVLELADTGADGATPMPVPGGAFRSVAYGGAAAAESAPALDLEPARQEVYAQINARFTMTRPTL, from the coding sequence ATGACCGACCCCGACACCCGGCCCGCCGCCCTCCCGTACGGCACCCCCGACGCACCCCGCCTCGCCGTCCGAGGCGAAGCCCGCATCGAGGCCGACCCCGAGATCGCCCGCATCGACATCACCGTCCAAGCCCGCGGCACCGACCGCACCGCCACCCTCAAGGACCTCACCCACCGCAACGACCAGGTCCTCGCCCTCGTCAAGAGCTACGGCGACGCCGTCGAGAAACTCGACACCGGCGCCTTCTCCGTCACCCCCGAAATCACCGCCAAAGGCCGCCACGAACGCGTACGCGCCTACCACGGACGCGTCCGCGTCACCGCCACCCTCGCCGACTTCACCGCCCTCGGCGAACTCACCACCCGCCTCGCCGACCTCGACCTCACCCGCGTCGACGGCCCCTGGTGGGCCCTGCGCCCCGACTCGCCCGCCCACCGCGAAGCCCGCCGACAGGCCGTGCGCGAAGCCGTCCAACGCGCCCGCGAATACGCCGAAGCCCTCGGCGCACGCCTCGACGCCGTCCTCGAACTCGCCGACACCGGCGCCGACGGCGCCACGCCGATGCCCGTACCCGGCGGCGCCTTCCGCTCCGTCGCCTACGGGGGAGCGGCCGCGGCCGAAAGCGCCCCCGCCCTCGACCTCGAACCCGCCCGTCAGGAGGTGTACGCACAGATCAACGCACGCTTCACGATGACCCGCCCCACCCTGTGA
- the pyk gene encoding pyruvate kinase, giving the protein MRRAKIVCTLGPATDSYEQIKALVEAGMDVARFNLSHGTYADHEARYERVRKASEETGRSVGVLADLQGPKIRLGRFREGPVLLERDDAFTITVRPGVEGDRHRCGTTYEGLADDVTPGERILVDDGKVTLQVTDVRDTEVHTKVVEGGMVSDHKGLNLPGVAVSVPALSEKDCEDLRWALRIGADIIALSFVRSGDDIDDVHRIMRQENCFRPVIAKVEKPQAVDAIDDIVAAFDGIMVARGDLGVEMPLETVPVVQKRAVKLAKRNAKPVIVATQMLDSMIENSRPTRAEASDVANAVIDGTDAVMLSGETSVGKYATETVRTMARIVAAAEEDILTKGLPPLTDRSKPRTQGGAVARAAAEMGDFLGAKFLVAFTQSGDTVRRLSRYRSPIPLLAFTPEPATRSQLNLTWGVETFLGPKVDSTDEMVAQVDEELLRIGRCQRGDVVIITAGSPPGVAGSTNLVRVHHIGEDDSPK; this is encoded by the coding sequence ATGCGCCGAGCAAAGATCGTCTGCACACTGGGACCCGCCACCGACTCGTACGAGCAGATCAAGGCACTCGTCGAAGCCGGTATGGACGTGGCCCGCTTCAACCTCAGCCACGGCACCTACGCCGACCACGAGGCGCGGTACGAGCGGGTACGCAAAGCATCCGAGGAGACCGGCCGCAGCGTCGGCGTCCTCGCCGATCTTCAAGGCCCGAAGATCCGACTCGGCCGGTTCCGCGAAGGCCCCGTACTTCTCGAACGCGACGACGCCTTCACCATCACCGTCCGTCCCGGCGTAGAAGGCGACCGCCACCGCTGCGGCACCACCTACGAGGGCCTCGCCGACGACGTCACCCCCGGCGAACGCATCCTCGTCGACGACGGCAAGGTCACCCTCCAGGTCACCGACGTCCGCGACACCGAGGTCCACACCAAGGTCGTCGAAGGCGGCATGGTCTCCGACCACAAGGGCCTCAACCTCCCCGGCGTCGCCGTCTCCGTCCCCGCCCTCTCCGAGAAGGACTGCGAAGACCTCCGCTGGGCCCTGCGCATCGGCGCCGACATCATCGCCCTCTCCTTCGTCCGCAGCGGCGACGACATCGACGACGTCCACCGCATCATGCGCCAGGAGAACTGCTTCCGGCCGGTCATCGCCAAGGTCGAAAAACCCCAGGCCGTCGACGCCATCGACGACATCGTCGCCGCCTTCGACGGCATCATGGTCGCCCGCGGCGACCTCGGCGTCGAAATGCCCCTGGAAACGGTCCCGGTCGTCCAGAAGCGCGCCGTCAAACTCGCCAAACGCAATGCGAAGCCGGTCATCGTGGCCACCCAGATGCTCGACTCCATGATCGAGAACTCCCGGCCCACCCGCGCCGAAGCCTCCGACGTCGCCAACGCCGTCATCGACGGCACCGACGCGGTGATGCTCTCCGGCGAGACCAGCGTCGGCAAGTACGCCACCGAAACCGTACGCACCATGGCCCGCATCGTCGCCGCGGCCGAGGAGGACATCCTCACCAAGGGCCTGCCTCCGCTCACCGACCGCAGCAAACCCCGCACCCAGGGCGGCGCCGTCGCCCGCGCCGCCGCCGAGATGGGCGACTTCCTCGGCGCCAAGTTCCTCGTCGCCTTCACCCAGTCCGGCGACACCGTCCGCCGCCTCTCCCGCTACCGCTCACCCATCCCCCTCCTCGCCTTCACCCCCGAACCGGCCACCCGATCCCAGCTCAACCTCACCTGGGGCGTCGAAACCTTCCTCGGCCCCAAGGTCGACTCCACCGACGAGATGGTCGCCCAGGTCGACGAGGAACTCCTGCGCATCGGCCGCTGTCAACGCGGCGACGTCGTCATCATCACCGCCGGCTCCCCACCCGGCGTCGCCGGCTCCACCAACCTCGTCCGCGTCCACCACATCGGCGAGGACGACTCCCCGAAGTAA